The Bacillus spongiae genome segment ATTTCCCGGGCGTTGGAGAAGCTAGAAAATTAGCTGAAAAAGATATTGATCAAGCTTTATTATTTGCATTAAAAAACACGATGACATACCTTCTTTTAAAAGGGGCTCCTATTTTTCCTGAGACATTTGAAGCGTATAATTATTTAGTAAATAAAGGAGTGAAAGTATAGTGAAGAGTGATGAGTTATTGAATGTAGTATACGAAGCTGTAGATAATAAAAGGGCTGAAGATATCGTGGCCTTAAATATGCAAGGTATTTCCCTTATAGCGGATTATTTCTTAATATGTCATGGTAATTCTGACAAGCAAGTTCAAGCTATAGCACGTGAAATAAAAGATCTGGCTGAAGAAAGAGAGCAAACTGTGAAACGAGTGGAAGGGTTTGATGAAGCCAGGTGGGTATTA includes the following:
- the rsfS gene encoding ribosome silencing factor; the encoded protein is MKSDELLNVVYEAVDNKRAEDIVALNMQGISLIADYFLICHGNSDKQVQAIAREIKDLAEEREQTVKRVEGFDEARWVLVDLGDVVAHIFHKDERDYYHLERLWGDAPYVEFASETGK